The DNA window TCGCACATCACCACCAACAACGGCTGGAACCGCGTGGTCATTGGCCCGCTGAAAGGCAAAGAAAGCGCCAACGAGATGATCACCCGCCTGAAGATGGCTGGACACGCGAACTGCATTCGTCTCGCCGCCAGGGGTTGAAACCCTCAAAATCCCCCCCATCTATAATTGCATTCGGCCCCGCGGACAGCGCGGGGCCCCTGTTCCGCTTTTGCAACCAAGGGGTCTGCTCGTGACTACAATTGTAAGTGTTCGCCGTAACGGCCATGTTGTTATTGCCGGTGATGGCCAGGCCACGCTGGGCAACACCGTAATGAAGGGCAACGTGAAAAAAGTGCGTCGTCTGTACAACGACAAAGTGATTGCCGGTTTCGCTGGCGGCACCGCCGACGCCTTCACGCTGTTCGAACTGTTTGAACGCAAACTGGAAATGCACCAGGGCCATCTGGTGAAGGCCGCCGTTGAGCTGGCTAAAGACTGGCGAACCGATCGGATGTTGCGCAAGCTGGAAGCGCTGCTGGCCGTCGCGGACGAAAACGCGTCGCTTATCATCACCGGTAACGGTGACGTGGTACAGCCGGAAAACGATTTGATTGCTATCGGCTCCGGCGGTCCTTACGCCCAGGCCGCGGCCCGCGCGCTGCTGGAAAACACCGATATGGGCGCGCGCGATATCGCC is part of the Klebsiella quasipneumoniae subsp. quasipneumoniae genome and encodes:
- the hslV gene encoding ATP-dependent protease subunit HslV; amino-acid sequence: MTTIVSVRRNGHVVIAGDGQATLGNTVMKGNVKKVRRLYNDKVIAGFAGGTADAFTLFELFERKLEMHQGHLVKAAVELAKDWRTDRMLRKLEALLAVADENASLIITGNGDVVQPENDLIAIGSGGPYAQAAARALLENTDMGARDIAEKALDIAGDICIYTNHFHTIEELPSKA